The DNA window GGCCACCTCGGTCTTGCCGTACCCCACGTCGCCGCAGACCAGACGGTCCATCGGCTTCGGCGCCTCCATGTCGGCGATCACGTCGGCTATCGCCTGCGCCTGATCCGGCGTTTCAAGGTAGCCGAACGAATCGGCGAATTCGCGCTCGTGGTGCGCCTCCTTGCCGTGGGCGTAGGCCTCGCCGGTCTTGCGGCGGGCGTAAAGCTCCAGCAGTTCCTTCGCCATCCGCATGATCCCCTTCTTCACCTTCTCCTGGGTCTTGGCCCACGTCTTTCCCCCCATCCGGTCGAGCACCGGCTTCGCCCCGCCACCACCGGAAAATTTTTCCAGCAGGTGGATGGAGGAGATGGGAAGAAAGAGCCGCTGGTCTTCGGCGTATTCGATTTCGAGGTACTCCTCCGCCGCCCCCCCGGAGCTGATCGATTTGAGGCCGTGGTACTGCCCCACGCCGTGATCGCGGTGCACCACATAGTCGCCCGGCTTTACATCGGCGAAATCGGTGATGAATACGGGGGCCTTTTTCCGCGCGGCGCGGCGCGGTTCGGCGTGGCGGCCAAAGATTTCCTCTTCCGTAACGGCGGCGAGCTTGATCGCGTCGAAAGTGAATCCTTCGGGGAGCGGTGCGGCGGCGGCGAACAATACGGGGGGTATCTGTTCGCCGGAGGCAAGCCGGAGGATGAGCTGCGGCACCTCCGGCGCGGGAAGGCGCGCAAGCCCCATCTCTTCCTCGGCCAGCAGCTTTTCCACGCGAGCGATGGTCTCTTCGCCGCTGGCGGCCAAAAGCGTGGTGATGCCGCGCGCGCTCCGCTCGCGGCAGTCGTAAATGAAGCGGCTGAACGCGCCCCGCAGCCGGTCCGCCTCGCGGGTGGCCACGGTGACGCAGCGTTCGCTTTCCGGCTCGTCGGCTATCTCGTGAAAATCGAGGCCGTCGGCCGCCTCCAGCAGCAGTTCCAGCTCTTCGCGCGGCGCGTAAAGCAGGGCGGGAGGCGGAAAAATATCCCCCCGTTCCTTCGCTTCGGCGTATCCGCTTTGTATCTCTTTCCCAAAAAGGTCGAGACGCTCTTGTATCTTCTCCGGTTCGCAGACGATGACCAGCGCGTCCGGCGGCAGATGCGCCAGCGGGGCGGCGGCATCGGGGTGGAAAAACGGCAGGTAGTGCTCCATCGCGGGGAAGAACTGCGCGTTGAGCACGCGGCTTTTGAGAAGATCGAGCTTTACGTTGTTCTCTTTTTCGTATTGTTCGATGTTCGCGGCCACCTCTTCCGGCTTGACCGACAGATAGTGGGTATCCTTCACGGCGGTCAGCAGGGCGCTCTCGGCCTGTCCGAGCGAGCGTTGCGAATCGGAATCGAAGCGGCGGATGCCCTCCACCTCGTCGTCGAAAAACTCGATGCGCAACGGCGCGGCCTCGTGTGGCGGGTAGCAATCCAAAATGCCGCCGCGGAATGCGAACTGTCCCGGCTCCTGCACCGGGTCGGTATGGGCGTAACCGGCGAGCGTTAAAAAGTTTCCCAGCCGGTCACGGTCGGCGGTTTCCCCCACGCGCAAGGAAAAAACGCTTTCGCGCGCCACGCGCGGCGGCGGGGCTTTTTGCAGCAGGGCGGCGGCGGTGGTGACGGTGATGGCCGGCGCGCCGGAGGCAAGCCGGTGGAGCGCCAATGCGCGCGCGGCGGCGATCTCGGGAAGGTGCGAGAGCGGCTCGTACGGCAACGTTTCCCACTGCGGCAGGTAGAGCAGGTCGTCCCGCCCCGCGAGGTGGAAATCGAGGGCAGCGGTAAAACGCTCCGCCTCCGCATTATCCGCCGTGATTATCACGATGTGCCGCTTGCGCTTGAGGAAGAGTGCGGCGGCGCAGAGCGCCTGCGCGGCGGCGGTAAGCCCCTGCAGCCGTTTGCGGGCGCGGCCCGGTTCAAGTATCGCTAAAAGGGACATGGGGATAAAGAATAGCAGGAAGCGCCGTTCCCGGCGAAAAAATCTCTTTTCCTGTCATCCCCGCGCAGGCGGGGATCCAGTCATAATTTCAAAGCTGTTCTTCCCCAACCTACATAAGCCCGTCATACAGGTCTTTCCAATCCGGATTCCCTTGCTCAATAAGCCGCAGCTTCCACTTCCTCTCCCATTTCTTGAGCTGCTTTTCCCGCATGATCGCACCATGCACGCTGCCGGTGTGTTCATAATAAACAAGTATCGTTATCCCATATCGCTTCGAGAACCCTTCCACCATCCCGTTTTTGTGTTCATAGACTCTTCGCGCAAGATTATTGGTCATGCCAATGTACAAAGTGCCATTACGCTTGCTGGCCATGATATAGACGAAATACTGCTTCATCAGTAGTCAAGAATACTGGATTCCCGCATGCGCGGGAATGACAAGAAAGGACATAGAAATAAGAATAACAGGAAGCGCCGCCAGCGGCGAAAAAAATGAGCGGTGGAAAAGATTTAACCACGAATATCACGAAGGACACGAATGGGAAAATGCGAAATGAATTATGGGGTTATTATTCTTGCTTGCTTCCATCCCCACCATTTCTTCGTGCTATTCGTGGTTGAAAGAAAATGAAGTGAGTAGTGGTCAGTCTTTCAGTTCGGCGAGGGTGACGGCGTCGCCCCCCTCGGCGGCGGCGCCGGGGCCGTACCCCTTCACATATGAACAGGTCTTGAGGTAGTCCAGCACCCTGCCGCGGACGATGGCGCGGCCATGGACGATCTTCACCCGCTCGGCCCCCGCGAGAAGTTGGGAATCGAGGAATTTGTCCAGCGCTTCGCAGGCGTCCTCGCCGGTCATGCCGATCAGGTTTATTTCGGGGGCCTCTTCGGCGGCGGGGAGCATCATGCGGCGCGCGGGGGCGGCGTCCAGCGCGGCCTTCTCCTTTATGCCGATGACCTCGTCGCGCCCCAGCGTCATGCGGAGTCCCCGGCAGAACACTTCCACTTTTCCGTCGTCGGTGATCTTCGCCAGTTGCGCTTCGCGGTCCAGCGGGAGAATCCAAACGGCATCCCCCTGTTTGAGATGTTCCAGCGGCACCGAATCAGGGCGTTTGATGGCCGCCACCATTTCGGTTTCCATCTCCTTCAGACGGCGGGCGGCTTCCTCTTTTGCTTTGGTGTCCTGCGTGCGGGTTTCTTCCAGCATGGCACGCAACTCGGCGCGGGCCTTCGCCACTTCGTCCTTCAGCCGCTGTTTTTTATCCCGCTCGAAAGCATCCTTGGCCCGTTCGGCCGCTTCCCGCTCGCGTTGCAAACGGGCGCGTTCGGCTTCGGCCCCCGCCTTCTCTTGTTCAAGCTCCGCCACGCGGCGGCGCATCTCGTCCGATTTCTTTTGAAGGTCCAGAAGGGCCACCTGATAAATATCGTGCGTGCTGGAAAGGAGGCTCTTTGCTTTTTCCATGACCGAGGCGGAGATGCCGATGGCGGCCGCCACGTCGAGCGGATGGCTGACGCCGGGGTGTCCTTTGGCAAGGTGGAACGTGGGGCGGCCATCGGCCCCGAACCCCATCGCGGCGTTGACCAGCGCGGGGTTTTCCTGCGCGGCGACTTTAAGCTGCGGCAGGTGGGTGGAAACAAAAACGCGGCAATCCTTCGCCGCGAGATCCTCCAGTACCGCCTGCGCGAGGGCCGACGCCTGCGCCGGGTCGGTGCCGTTCAATATTTCGTCGATGATGACCCATGTACCCGGCCCGGCGGTTTCGAGCGCCTCCTTGATGCCGCGCAACTGCGCCGAGAAGGTCGATTCACCCTCGGCGATGGATTGCTCGTCGCCGGCGATGGCGTGGAGTTTTTCCACAAACGGGAAGCGCGAGCCTTCCCCCACCGGCGGCAATACGCCGCTTTGGGCCAACAACGCGGCCAGCCCCACCGATTTCAGCATCACCGTCTTGCCCCCCGCGTTGGGGCCGGATATCACCAGCACCTTTTCCTGTTGGGTCATCAACAGGTCGTTGGGCAGCGGTTTCTCCCCCGCCAGCAGCATCAGCGGGTGACGCACGGCGCGCATGGCGATGCCGCCGGGGGCGAAGGCGGGCCGCGTTCCCCCTATCGCCAGCGACACGGCGGCCTTGGCCGCAACCGCATCCAGCCGCGCCATAGCGGCGTGGCAGGCGGTGATGGTATCGGCGTTTTCGCGCAGCATGGCGGCGGCTTCGCGCAGCAGGCGGTAGATTTCCTCATCGCGCTCGGCGGCGGCCTCGCGCAGGGCGTTGTTCTCCTTCACCAGTTCCTGCGGCTCCATGAAAACCGTTTTGTCGGTGGCTGATATGCCGTGGATGATGCCGGGAAAAACGTTTTTGAATTCCGCTTTCACCGGCAGCACCACGCGGTCGTTGCGGATGGTGACATAGGTATCCTGAAAACGCCCCTCCAGCCCGGCCCGCGTGAGCATCTCCTCGGCCTTTTTGTGGATGCGCCCGCGCAACGCCGCGATGCGCGATTCCAGCTCCATGAGCAGCGCGGTGGCGTCCGGCTTCACGCCGCCGTCTTCGGAAAAAGTCCTGCTGAAAAAAGCCGTGATCTCCTCCAGCGAAACGAAACCGGCGGCGGCGGCGTGCAGCGCCGCTTTGTCCGGGTTGTCCCGCAAAAATTCATCCAGCCGTTCGGCCCCGCGCAGGAAGCGCCACATGATCTTGCAGTCGTCTTTTTCGGGGACGGCCCCCCGCTTCACGCGGGCCAGCGCGGGAGCGGGATCGGGTATCGCGTTGGGAAACAGCAGGCCGCCCCCCTTGAGCAGCGGCAGCATCTCCACCGTTTCGTCGAGCAGATGTTCGGCCTCTTCGCGCGCGGCGGCGGGCAGCAGTTCGCGGCAGAGGCCGGCCCCGGCCTCGGTGCGGCAGTGCGCGGCGAGCGCGTCGCGCAGCAGGCCGAATTCCAGCGCCTTGGCGGCGCGCGTGGCGCCGGATGCGCGCGGTTTTTGCGTCATAGGGCGCGGCGGAGAGCGTGGAGGTTACGGTTCATCGGGCTTGGTCGCCGCCTCTTTTTCGCGCCGGGCGCGCAGACGGCGTTCGCGGTTCTGGCCATAAGTGAACCAATTGACCCAACTGGTTATCCGCGCGGCGATGAGCACTCCCGCCCCCAGGATGAGGAGCGGGACCCACCACGCCATGGGATCAGACGTTGGCGGTCTGCGCCGCCTCTTCCTTCACGAACAGTTCGATGATGTCGCCCACCTTCACGTCGTTGTAGTTTTCGAGGCCGATGCCGCATTCGTAGCCGCTGGCCACTTCGCGCGCGTCGTCCTTGAACCGCTTGAGCGATGAGACGGTGCCGGTGTAAATCACCACGTTATCGCGTATCAGGCGGCACTGCGCGTTGCGGCGGATGAGGCCGTCGCGCACCATGCTGCCGGCGATGGTGCCGACATTGGAAACCCTGAAGGTGTTGCGCACCTCGGCGCGGCCGAGGGTTCGTTCCACTATCTTGGGCTTCAGCATCCCCTTGACGGCGAGACTGATGTCGTCGGCCACTTCGTAGATGATGTTGTACAGCCGCATATCGATCTTTTCCCGGGCGGCCAGCGTCTTGGCCTTTTCCGTCGGGCGGATGTTGAAGCCGATGATGATGGCGTCGGATGCGTCAGCCAGCATGACGTCGGTCTCGGTGATCGCCCCGACGCCGGAGTGGATCACCTGCAGCTTCACGGTTTCGAAAGAGAGCTTGCCAAGCAGTTCGGCCACGGCATCGCCGGAGCCTTGCGTATCGGCCTTTATGACCAGCTTGAGATCCATCATTTCGCCTTCGTGCAGGCTTTCCAGCACGTTGTCGAGGCGGACATGCTGCTTCACGGCCATCTTCTTGTCGCGGGCGGCATCCTGCCGGGCCTGGCTGATCTGGCGGGCCTTGCGGTCGCTCTCCACCACGGCCAGCAGTTCGCCGGGAGGGCAGGCATCGGCGGCGCCGAGCATTTCCACCGGCATGGAGGGGCCGGCGTCCTTGACATTCTCCCCCTTGTCGTTGACGAGGGCGCGCACGCGTCCCTGAAACTGACCGGCGACGAAGATGTCGCCCAGCTTGAGCGTTCCTTTATTGACGATAAGGGAAAGAACCGGCCCGCGGCTTCTGTCGAGCCGCGATTCGATGACGGTGGCGACGGCCATTTGATCCGGCTCGGCGCGAAGGTCGAGCACTTCGGCCTGCAGGCCGAGCATTTCGAGAAGCTGATCCAGCCCTTGCCCGGTCTTGGCGGAGACCGGGATGAATATCGTCTGGCCGCCCCATTCTTCGGCCACGAGGCCGTAGTTGAGCAGGTCTTTTTTCACTTTTTCCGGATTGGCGCCCGGCTTGTCGATCTTGTTCACCGCCACGATGATGGCGACGTTGGCCGCCTTGGCGTGGTTGATCGCCTCGACGGTCTGCGGCATCACGCCGTCATCCGCCGCCACCACCAACACCACGATATCGGTCACCTTGGCGCCGCGGGCGCGCAGGGCGGTGAACGCCTCGTGGCCGGGAGTATCGATAAATGTGACGGTTCCCTTGCCGTAATGGACGCTGTACGCGCCGATGTGCTGCGTGATGCCGCCAGCTTCGCCGCTGGCAACCTTGGTTTTGCGAATGGCGTCCAGCAAAGAGGTTTTGCCGTGGTCGACGTGCCCCATGATGGTGATCACCGGGGGGCGTATCGGCAGGTGCGAGGTGTCGGCCACCACGGCCTTGATCTTATCCAGCGCGAGGGCTTCCTTCACCTTGACGGTGTAGCCCATTTCCTTTGCGAGGTTGATGGCCACTTCCACGCCGAGGGTTTGGTTCACGGTGACGGCGGTTCCCTTCATGAAGAGGCGCTTGATGACTTCGGCCACCGGCACGTTAAGCCGTTCGGCGAATTCCTTGACGATCATCGCCTCTTCGATAACAACCGACCGGGCGGCTTCTTCCACCTTCTTGCGGTCTTCATCGGCGACCTGGCGCTCCAGGGCGCGCATTTCGTCTTCCTCCTTGCGGCGGCGGCGCTCGTCGTCCTTGCGCTTTTTCTCATCGGCCTTGCGGCGCTGGGCCTCTTCGGTGCGGCGGCGGTCTTCGTCGGCGCGGCGCTTGGCGTCTTCGGATTTTTTCTTGTCTTCGACCACCTTGCGGGCCGCGTCTTCCGTTTTCTTTTTTTCCGCGGCAACCTTGGCGGCGGCGTCCGCTTCGGCCTTTTTGCGTTTTTCCGCCGCTTCGTCGGCCTGTTTTTCAGCCGCCGTGGCCGCGCCGGCTTCAACGCCGGCGGACGGCGCTTTTTCCTTGGCGGCCACTGGCGCCTTTTCCGGCGCTTTTTCCTTGGCGGATCCCCGTTTTTTGGCAAGCTTGAGCGTCTTTTCGCGCTCTTCCTTGCGCGCCGCGGCCGGCATGTTCCCCACCGCTTTTCTTATCTTCTCGGCATTGGTTGGATCAATCGCGGAAGAGGCGGTTTTCTTTCCCGCCACGCCCATCTTCGCCAGCGCGTCGATGATGAACGCGCTGGTTATGTCCAGTTCCGATGCCAGTTCGCTTATTCTCATTAAAATCTCCTATAAGCGGGTTACTATATCACACTTGCGGGAACGTGCGCGCCCAACGCGGTTTTTTTCGCCGGGGAGGGCGCGGGCATACATTCACGGCGTCCCATTCCAATTTTTCAGGATAGCGCCGCCCCGCCGCCGGCAAAGTGAAAAACCGCCATTTCCCGGGAATTGGCCGTTCCAACAATTAACACTTCGGGGTTATAGCCAGTTCTTGCTTTATAAAGTAATCTTATAGTCATTAGAGGGGAATCGAATACCGGCCGGCCATAAACAACATGGTCAACCAAATCCATGGCGTGGAGGAGGGACTGATGTCTGGACATAACCAGCTTCCGCTGGACATCTTTAATTCATTTGAGGATGGGGTCTATATTGTCGGCCAGCAGCATGACATCGAATACATCAATCCCGTTATTGAACGGGAATTCGGCAAGGTTGATGGGCGCAAATGCCATGAATATTTCCATGGCCGCGCGGAAATGTGCCCCTGGTGCGGGAGCAGCGAGGCATTTGCGGGCAAATCCGTAAAATGGGAATGGTGTTCGACCGATAACGGCAGGCACTACGAACTTCTGGCCTTCCCCATCCCGAACGCCGGCGGCGGCATATCAAAGCTGGAAATACGCCGTGATGTTACCCGGCAGAAGAGTTCCGAGGAGCGGATGCGGCTGCTGCAAAACGCCATGGAACATGCGGACGAAACGCTCATCATCACCGACGCCGAAGGCATAATCGAATACGCCAACCCCGCCGCCGAAAAAAGATCCGGCTATCCCATCGCGCACCTCCTGGGGAAAAAACCGAGCGTCTTTAAAAGCGGTCTCCACGACGCATCGTTTTACGGGAACCTCTGGAACACCATCAAGGCCGGCCGGATATGGAAGGGAAACATCGTCAACCGCAAAGCCGACGGCTCCCATTACGAGGAGAACGTCACCATCAGCCCGGTGCCGGGGGCTGGCGGAGCGATCACCCATTTCGTCTCCATCCGCCGCGATATCAGCGAACAAAAACATCTGCGGCAACAGCTTTACCAAACCGAGAAACTCTCCTCCGATCTCAAACAGCGGGAAAAGAACATCTCCTTCGAGATGCACGAACTTAAGAAAATCGTGGAATCCAACACCGACACGTTCTATGCGATCAACCCCGAAGGGAGGCTGATCAAGTGGAACAGGACGCTGGAAACGCTTACCGGCCTTCCCCCCCAAGAACTGATGCTCAAACCGGCGGTGGAATTCTTCCATGAAGAGGACAGGCCGCTTATTTCCCAAAAAATACGGGAAGTGTTCGAAAAAGGGTACAGCGATGTCGAGGCCCGGTTTATCAAAGGGGATGGAACCTTCGCCTGGCATCTATGTAACGGCTATTTGCTCAAGGACGCAAATGGCGCCGTCACCGGCTTTGCCGGCACCGGCCGCGACATCTCCGAGCGCAAACGGATGGAAGAGACGATGCGGCGGAGCGAGGAGCGTTACCGCGAGCTTTTCGAGAACGCAAGCGATTATGTATATACAAACGATCTGTCCGGCTTGTTCACCTCGGTGAACAAGTCTCTATGCGAACGGAGCGGTTACCGGCCCGATGAACTGGCCGGGGCGCCCATCGGCAAACTGGTGTCCGCCGCAAGCCTTGAGAAGGCGCGCACAATGACCGAAGCCAAGACCAAGGAAGGACGCTCCTACACCCGGTACGAGCTGGAGATCATCGCCAAAAACGGCGAGATCATTCCGATAGAGCTGAACTCACGGCTGATCATCGAGAACGGCAAACCGGTGGCGGTACAGGGAATCGGCCGCGACATCAGCGAGCGCAAACGGGCGGAGGAGAAGCTGAAAGCGGCGAAAGAAGAGGCGGAGGCCGCCACGTTGCTCAAGGACAAGTTCATCTCCCTTCTCTCCCACGACCTCCGGGCGCCGTTGTCCACCGTTACCCTCCTGCAGAAGGTCGCCATATCGAAGCATGCGGATTCCCGTTGCGATGAGTGCATGACCATGCTCGGTAACTCGATTGGCATCTGTGAAACGATGCTGAAAATGACGGACAACCTTCTTGAATCGGCCAAACTGCAGACCGGGAATATCCAGTTGCGCAGGAGGATATGCAACGTTAGGGACATCTGCGATATCGCCATAGACGACCTACGCCACCTGGCGGAAACAAAAGGTGTCGTCTTGAAAAACGAAGTGCCGGCCGACGCCAGATTTTATCTGGATAAGGCTCTTTTCCAAAGGGTGGTCCACAACCTTGTGATGAACGCGGTGAAATTCTCCGCCAAAGGCGGCATGGTCACCGTATTCCTGCCCGGCGGGAACAACAAACAGCTCGCGGTCAAGGACGCGGGAACCGGTATCAGCAAGAAGCTGTTGCCCGACCTCTTCAAGTATGAGATCAAAACCTCAACCGCCGGGACAGCCGGGGAACAGGGAACCGGTTTCGGGCTTCCGATAAGCATGGACATCATGAAAGCGCATGGCGGCACGATACGGGTAACATCCCAAAAAGGGGAAGGTTCCACGTTTACCGTTGAAATGCCGGATATGAGGCCGTTGGTACTGGTTGCGGATGACGATGAAGTGTCGACTTTTGCCCTCCGCACATACCTGGAGAATATGGGCGCCGAAGTATTGGCGGCCCAAAATGGCGCCGAAGCGTTGGAGATCGTTCAAGAGCGGGAGCCGGCCCTTATAATCACCGACCTTAAAATGCCGGTGATGGACGGCTTCGCCCTCCTTCATAACCTGAAAACCGGCGCGAAGCATTCCCATATACCGGTGATCATCATAACGGGAAGCAACATGGGCGATATTGATATTCGCCAAAAAGCCTTTGAGCACAAGGCCGACGATTTCATAACCAAACCGCTGTCCGAGCCGGATTTCATCCCGCGCGTAAGCAGGTTCATCGCCGACTGACCGCCGCGCCGCGTCAGATGCGGCGTTTTTGATGGGCGGCGGCGTTGTTGGCGAGCGTGTTGCACCGCTCGTTCTCGGCGTGGCCGTCGTGTCCGCGCACCCAAGCCCAGCGGATGCGGTGCTTTTGGGCCTGCGCGTTGAGCGCTTCCCAAAGTTCGCGGTTCTTCACCGGCTGTTTG is part of the Nitrospinota bacterium genome and encodes:
- the mfd gene encoding transcription-repair coupling factor is translated as MSLLAILEPGRARKRLQGLTAAAQALCAAALFLKRKRHIVIITADNAEAERFTAALDFHLAGRDDLLYLPQWETLPYEPLSHLPEIAAARALALHRLASGAPAITVTTAAALLQKAPPPRVARESVFSLRVGETADRDRLGNFLTLAGYAHTDPVQEPGQFAFRGGILDCYPPHEAAPLRIEFFDDEVEGIRRFDSDSQRSLGQAESALLTAVKDTHYLSVKPEEVAANIEQYEKENNVKLDLLKSRVLNAQFFPAMEHYLPFFHPDAAAPLAHLPPDALVIVCEPEKIQERLDLFGKEIQSGYAEAKERGDIFPPPALLYAPREELELLLEAADGLDFHEIADEPESERCVTVATREADRLRGAFSRFIYDCRERSARGITTLLAASGEETIARVEKLLAEEEMGLARLPAPEVPQLILRLASGEQIPPVLFAAAAPLPEGFTFDAIKLAAVTEEEIFGRHAEPRRAARKKAPVFITDFADVKPGDYVVHRDHGVGQYHGLKSISSGGAAEEYLEIEYAEDQRLFLPISSIHLLEKFSGGGGAKPVLDRMGGKTWAKTQEKVKKGIMRMAKELLELYARRKTGEAYAHGKEAHHEREFADSFGYLETPDQAQAIADVIADMEAPKPMDRLVCGDVGYGKTEVAIRAAFKAAVNGKQTALLAPTTLLVNQHFENFKRRMEPFGVKVAMLSRFVTPAEQKEAVQRIAAGEIDVVIGTHRLLQKDVHFPSLGLVIIDEEQKFGVAHKEKLKKLRETVDVLTLTATPIPRTLHMAISGIRDISVINTPPANRLSIKTLIRKFNEPTIVEAINRELSRGGQIFFLHNSVRSLENMARYLKQLVPGVRAEAAHGQMGAHELSGKMDRFIRHKIDMLVCTTIVESGLDIPNANTIIINRADKFGLGQLYQLRGRVGRDRHRAYAYLLVPDTLAPLAKKRIKAMEELSELGSGFKLAARDMEIRGTGNLLGPQQSGQITAVGFETYLRMMEEAVQELRTGKPPAAAECALALEFTGKLDAAYIPPLDQRMNFYSRLYRAKNTDEIQQVAEEMADRFGSPPDKAQKLVEAVTIRMAGIKLGLEKVELTGNQLRMAFPKEPNPAPLLAANAPKFFKGKIAAGAENRIRIEITGMAPEKIPAAVAAYLSHCATDAAARRE
- a CDS encoding GIY-YIG nuclease family protein, producing MMKQYFVYIMASKRNGTLYIGMTNNLARRVYEHKNGMVEGFSKRYGITILVYYEHTGSVHGAIMREKQLKKWERKWKLRLIEQGNPDWKDLYDGLM
- a CDS encoding Smr/MutS family protein; amino-acid sequence: MTQKPRASGATRAAKALEFGLLRDALAAHCRTEAGAGLCRELLPAAAREEAEHLLDETVEMLPLLKGGGLLFPNAIPDPAPALARVKRGAVPEKDDCKIMWRFLRGAERLDEFLRDNPDKAALHAAAAGFVSLEEITAFFSRTFSEDGGVKPDATALLMELESRIAALRGRIHKKAEEMLTRAGLEGRFQDTYVTIRNDRVVLPVKAEFKNVFPGIIHGISATDKTVFMEPQELVKENNALREAAAERDEEIYRLLREAAAMLRENADTITACHAAMARLDAVAAKAAVSLAIGGTRPAFAPGGIAMRAVRHPLMLLAGEKPLPNDLLMTQQEKVLVISGPNAGGKTVMLKSVGLAALLAQSGVLPPVGEGSRFPFVEKLHAIAGDEQSIAEGESTFSAQLRGIKEALETAGPGTWVIIDEILNGTDPAQASALAQAVLEDLAAKDCRVFVSTHLPQLKVAAQENPALVNAAMGFGADGRPTFHLAKGHPGVSHPLDVAAAIGISASVMEKAKSLLSSTHDIYQVALLDLQKKSDEMRRRVAELEQEKAGAEAERARLQREREAAERAKDAFERDKKQRLKDEVAKARAELRAMLEETRTQDTKAKEEAARRLKEMETEMVAAIKRPDSVPLEHLKQGDAVWILPLDREAQLAKITDDGKVEVFCRGLRMTLGRDEVIGIKEKAALDAAPARRMMLPAAEEAPEINLIGMTGEDACEALDKFLDSQLLAGAERVKIVHGRAIVRGRVLDYLKTCSYVKGYGPGAAAEGGDAVTLAELKD
- the infB gene encoding translation initiation factor IF-2, whose amino-acid sequence is MRISELASELDITSAFIIDALAKMGVAGKKTASSAIDPTNAEKIRKAVGNMPAAARKEEREKTLKLAKKRGSAKEKAPEKAPVAAKEKAPSAGVEAGAATAAEKQADEAAEKRKKAEADAAAKVAAEKKKTEDAARKVVEDKKKSEDAKRRADEDRRRTEEAQRRKADEKKRKDDERRRRKEEDEMRALERQVADEDRKKVEEAARSVVIEEAMIVKEFAERLNVPVAEVIKRLFMKGTAVTVNQTLGVEVAINLAKEMGYTVKVKEALALDKIKAVVADTSHLPIRPPVITIMGHVDHGKTSLLDAIRKTKVASGEAGGITQHIGAYSVHYGKGTVTFIDTPGHEAFTALRARGAKVTDIVVLVVAADDGVMPQTVEAINHAKAANVAIIVAVNKIDKPGANPEKVKKDLLNYGLVAEEWGGQTIFIPVSAKTGQGLDQLLEMLGLQAEVLDLRAEPDQMAVATVIESRLDRSRGPVLSLIVNKGTLKLGDIFVAGQFQGRVRALVNDKGENVKDAGPSMPVEMLGAADACPPGELLAVVESDRKARQISQARQDAARDKKMAVKQHVRLDNVLESLHEGEMMDLKLVIKADTQGSGDAVAELLGKLSFETVKLQVIHSGVGAITETDVMLADASDAIIIGFNIRPTEKAKTLAAREKIDMRLYNIIYEVADDISLAVKGMLKPKIVERTLGRAEVRNTFRVSNVGTIAGSMVRDGLIRRNAQCRLIRDNVVIYTGTVSSLKRFKDDAREVASGYECGIGLENYNDVKVGDIIELFVKEEAAQTANV
- a CDS encoding PAS domain S-box protein, translating into MSGHNQLPLDIFNSFEDGVYIVGQQHDIEYINPVIEREFGKVDGRKCHEYFHGRAEMCPWCGSSEAFAGKSVKWEWCSTDNGRHYELLAFPIPNAGGGISKLEIRRDVTRQKSSEERMRLLQNAMEHADETLIITDAEGIIEYANPAAEKRSGYPIAHLLGKKPSVFKSGLHDASFYGNLWNTIKAGRIWKGNIVNRKADGSHYEENVTISPVPGAGGAITHFVSIRRDISEQKHLRQQLYQTEKLSSDLKQREKNISFEMHELKKIVESNTDTFYAINPEGRLIKWNRTLETLTGLPPQELMLKPAVEFFHEEDRPLISQKIREVFEKGYSDVEARFIKGDGTFAWHLCNGYLLKDANGAVTGFAGTGRDISERKRMEETMRRSEERYRELFENASDYVYTNDLSGLFTSVNKSLCERSGYRPDELAGAPIGKLVSAASLEKARTMTEAKTKEGRSYTRYELEIIAKNGEIIPIELNSRLIIENGKPVAVQGIGRDISERKRAEEKLKAAKEEAEAATLLKDKFISLLSHDLRAPLSTVTLLQKVAISKHADSRCDECMTMLGNSIGICETMLKMTDNLLESAKLQTGNIQLRRRICNVRDICDIAIDDLRHLAETKGVVLKNEVPADARFYLDKALFQRVVHNLVMNAVKFSAKGGMVTVFLPGGNNKQLAVKDAGTGISKKLLPDLFKYEIKTSTAGTAGEQGTGFGLPISMDIMKAHGGTIRVTSQKGEGSTFTVEMPDMRPLVLVADDDEVSTFALRTYLENMGAEVLAAQNGAEALEIVQEREPALIITDLKMPVMDGFALLHNLKTGAKHSHIPVIIITGSNMGDIDIRQKAFEHKADDFITKPLSEPDFIPRVSRFIAD